DNA sequence from the Anguilla anguilla isolate fAngAng1 chromosome 4, fAngAng1.pri, whole genome shotgun sequence genome:
CtgtagcaaaataaaaaaataagcctATGGGCAAATGCAACTGGGGTCACGTGACATCAAAGACACACCTATGGGCCCTTAGCCGCACCAGCCAGAGGTCTCAGCAGGTACAGCAGGAGTTTCTGTcggcagcacagagacacatgtGCACCCGCAGAGTTCCAGTCATCGGCAGCCATGAACAGGGAAGAGAATTACTACACTCATGGGACATTTTACCATAGACCCCATGGCGATAATTATAACCACAGCCCGCCACCCTGCCTTTACATGGGCCGACAGCCTCAGTCCGTGTACGCCACGCCAACTCTCGGCGCGCTGGACCACTCGCCCCTTCCTGACATCGTTCCATACGAAATGCCTCTGATTCGGGAAGACCCGGAGGCGCCGCAGACGCACCATTCACAGGCGTCGCAGCCGCCCATCCAGCAGGCCGGTGCATACGGAGACCCGACAAATCTGGCGATGCTCAGCGAAAGGAGCCGGTACCAGCTGCCCTTCCCTTGGATGAAATCAACCAAGTCTCATGCGCACGCCTGGAGAGGACAGTGGGCAGGTAATTTGCGAGACTGGTTCACATACTCTGGTGATGTGTAGGCCAGTGATGGGAcatgctgtgattttttttcgaAATCACAAGTTAAGGTCAAAGACGCACGCTATAATGCCAACCGGAAACggcaacagaaacaaacacagctgTAGCCTACTGCAtctgctgcatttttttaaattatttttttttactactgcTACCACAATAAATATTTCGCCACGCACGGTCTAGCGCTGCTCTACAAATTCAAATGCTACTAAAGTGATCATTGATCACtgctattttaaatatttcgGTGCAATATAAAACTAATTTCGACCAACCTCAGTTTAGAACTGCGGAGCAAGGCAATGCGAATAACAGATTTTAATAATCATTTCATCCATGCTTTTAGTGCGTTTTAGGCTAAAATGTCAGCACAGGCAAATTTACATAGCCGGAAACCTTTATCAGGAGCAAAAACTTTAAGTGAAACATGATTTTTGGTAATTAGAATACAGCCTAAGTTTGGACGGCATGCAAAACCTCCTTTATTTCAAGTGGGAGCTTTGTTAAACACGTTAACGTGCAAAATAATCCATATTATCCTACTTGTAGATAGcctatacacagtaaaatgtccagtctTAGAGaaaattcaactcttaacagttcagtagggaccatatgtaGCTAGTAGGGTAGAGTCGCTATAAAggtaaatgataaatataacacggtcaataacttttttgtacactgctgctacagtagcCATTTCCGGGTTGTACAcgtgcaattcagtcctctgccGCGTGCCGAAAGAACGGAGCAATTCGACAACCTTCATAGGAAAATACTTCTGAAAAACTTTTTTGACCAAGGTAAGTAGGCCTAAAAAATCCGTTCCGAAAGTAATTTTCGGATataaggcatttttatttacagtaaatccATTCACACATCATTTTATGCAGTTCTCTGTCCCTGAAAAGTATGCTTTTCTCAGTGAATTTTAGCAACACATATTTGCTAGGAGACCAAAAAATAACTTGATGTTCCCGTCTGTAGAAATGTAGCAGATAATTACAATTATGCCGCCTCTGAGTTCTATAATGAACAACGTGCTTTTTTGCttgttatatgtttacagaatgccatctaaagagagaacgagagggTTGGGATgtcatggagagggcttcacATTTGGAGATTAAGATCactagatggtgttgaaaacGGTGAAACCGTAAAATCACACTCTTTTTGGGGGACTTTAGGcgttttaaattgtgtttaatatttattaaataaataattttttctcatcaaCGTGTTTGACGTTTTAAGTTAGTTCACTGTTTAATGTTCACTTTGTTCAactaatttgcttgctgcgtTGACATAGCCTCAGTTTCTGATgagtgattaatggaaaagaaacagccacctggtcatAGGCATGTTTAACACGCGCACACCATATTGGTCTGTATGGTAGgctgtttgctttgtaaaagcttacttgggtgttaagaaacaaacaaaagcagctttcctaATCGATTTCGATACCCTACCACAACTCACTTTACGGTAAGTTACGAAATTGCTTGCGCCTCGATTATTAGGCActgttttttcatgaataacGCCCCATGCTgcataatctgaggatgtggctggtcaCTTAAccactggaaatgtgtttccttgattaacattatcGATAGTATGTACAAAAAAGCCTCCATACGCACATTTCTGggcgttttcatttactgtCACAGTTATTCCGCCCCTCTGATATAATTATACCGACGAGGTCCtatgaatgtaacattggaCATCACGTAGCCTACTttggtttaaattgtatccGAATCGATTAATTTATGAACGTAATTGAAACGTTATTGAATACTGACTACTGACACAAAGCTGTTTAAAGTAACATTCCGTAGTGTTCGGCTAAATATTGTCCAAAttgagcaaaatccaaaaactgttgTAGCGACTTTCACCTACTCTGTAAGAGTTAGTTTAACGctggatatttattttgatCCTGGAAATATTTCACGAAGTGGAGTTCAGGAGTTAGGCGGCGAAATAATCTGGAACAACCCATATTTTCCTTAAATCTCCTTTCTGCACTGTAAAATCTAATGGCTTGAGGcaacatttgttttatgttaaacTGTTTTACTACGATTCATGCCAAATATAAACAGCGTAATTCACTTTTAAATTAGATTAACGTTTCACAGTGTGTCTTACTCCTTTATTCATGTTCGTAAAATATCCACAAAGTTTGAATATATGTCAACTCTTTGTCAAGCTTTATTTGCTttcttgaaattaattttgaaattatgGGTAAACCAACTCCATATTTGGAGATCGACTTATTACATTTGAAAGatcattttctatttatttattattatttttaggcCTACACAGCACTATTAGAAACAAGTGCCAGACCTTCGGCCTTTCACTAATATAGTTTTGTCATTTTGCCGTCTTAGTCAGCAAGAAACCTATCCAACTTTTCGACGTGTcggcacagtaaaatattcagtgttaaatcaactcttacagagtgaATAAGGCCGCTATTGGACTCCAAtctactctgttagagttgaatttgCACTTTACTGCGTGGTAAGGAGggaaacaaatcatttttatatttttattataaaaagtGGGCTTGGTAATAGGGCTTGCTATAGGACGGGAGTTATTGTGATACTATTGTGAGTtttgtcaataaaataaaacagaaataacagacCGATATAATGTTTGTAATTAACTTTCTTAACATCCCCAAGAAAAGATTAATAGGCTAGGCTATATGTATAGCGTTCAACAAGCCTATAAAAACAACAgcgaaagaaaaaacacaataacgacaacaacaatgtattatatataattattattattactgctactgCATTATACATTATAATTGGCTGTTAACCACGTTTTTGAACGGGGTAGGCCTAATACATCCCAGGGTTCATCaaaattttttgttaaatacttTGCATAGCCTACATTGAACTAAACAAAAATTCCGAGGGGACCAGTATGAAGTTGGATCAACAATAAGCTCATTCATTATCATATCGACTTTTCTTACTAACTCGTGTCTTTGGTTCCTGCTTGCCATTCATGATCCAAAGGTAGGCTACGGGTTCATTTTAGCTACATACAATTTGCACATTAATTTACACtgtttatttcatgtattttttcaatAGCCTATATTTCAACAAAATGATCCAAAATAGGCAAAACATTTTGCGATTTTATATTATGCCAGATgatcagaaacataaaaagATTTCAGCGACCTCaatgactaataataataataataataataataataataataataataataataataataaagcctGGAGGACAAACCAttctaaaacatgcaggatTGTTAAACTGGGCGACGTAGTAGTATTTTAACTGCACTTTTATGAGAGTGCTGAACTAATAGTCCTcatcaaaaagaaaatctcAGTTTGATGAGGACCATTAGCCTTATTTTATGGAAGTAGCCTACTGTCTCTACTTTCGATCGCCACCTTGCCATGTTATAGCCTATTTTACATAGGCTATTTCAGGGCTTAGCctgttttttacattgtatttttaaaaatgcagttcgtttgtttttgaaaacctAATTTCGTTAATACTGCATTTCATATAACctataaacacatacaaaaaaaaaaaaatatatcgaTATTGGAACCCCGTTTTCAGTAGAACCCCGTTTAAAACTCCATTAGTAATTTGTGGgaaaatgtgtctgttgttttgctgaaatatataatatataatattatatatataatattaatattatatatataatattatatattatatatttcagcaaaacatataatatataatattatatatataatattaatattatatatataatattatatattatatatttcagcaaaacaacagacacattttttacCTTGATTCCGTGAAAACGTGTTCCATAGCCTATTTCACTGCTGGATTACATTCTACTTAAAATCGATATGCAACCTAGTTGTATTTGTACAGCtatgctactgctactaccactaccactgGTAGTACCAGGTTATATGGTACTGCTAGGCTAGGCTTATCAGCCTATTAACATTAACTTTCTTATACTAAATCTATTTAGTGCAACTGCAACGATGTCGTTGCCATCGTAAGCATTTATGCAGCTtaagttttaaagtttttaccTATTGTTTTGGCAGGTATAGACAGGTAATTCCAGCTGTTTGTAGCCTACCGttacattgtttttaatatttcataatatttccTACCTGAGAAACATTTCAACGTATTCGGACGATTAGCCTATAGTAGGCTACCTATTATAACCGCACCGATAATTGCGTAAATATGtgaataaaacatatatacCCTAACAGAATACACTAAACTCTAGTTGAATTAGCTATGTTTAGCTGAAAGTTACACATTAAAAGCTGGACGTATAGTCACCACGTCTCCAGAAATAATGTAGGACATTTTTTGACAACACTGAATGAGAATAGTTACCAACGTAGGCAATTGTCAAGCGTAAATTGTATTAGGCTATGTTGGTTTTGTTACAGCCTACATCCGTACAGTCCTTGTTTACAATACAAATCTATAGGTAAGTTTGCTTTTGTATTGAAAACGTCAGACCTTGTGGACTACCGTCTTTATaatgattattaaattatgGTATTATTGAGTGAAGTAAAAATGTTTCCCAGTAGGAAAGGCAGCTTCGGTATTCAGTAGCTATGCTGCACAAGTCCCTCCGACAGATGAGCAGACGATTTCATGAATGTTTCGTCattaaaatacgttttatagtagtgaaaacattttaactgaacACTTAAACTTAATTCAAAGcaacaaatacacacgcataaATTCGCACATACGCATAGCGACTACGgtcgtacgcacgcacgcaagctcgcacgcacacacacatacgcatcaGATGTCCTACTTTAATACAGCCTAGCCACATCTTAATTGCGACATTCAATCAAATAATTgtcaaattaacatttaatcCTGTGGGACACTGTTAGCGTGACCTTGAGCACAGCAACATATCTAAATGCCTGACTAAATCAGTAGGCTAGTAGGCCTGGGGGGTTACATATCGGAGGAGGTAGCCATTAAGTTAGCCAGCCGCTGGATGCAGATGGGGAAGAGAGTAGTGCTAACGAGGCAGTTATGGCGGGAGTGAGGTGGTCACAGAGAGGCAAGGACGCAGAGAGTGGGATGGGGAAGATAATTTGAGGATTTGTCACAACCAGTCCATAGTTTGGATTACGCAGGAAAAGTGAGGATCATGACATCTGAACTCCACAGGTAGGCCTAAATTAACCATGATGAAAATGCGAATAATATCACCAGAAAGATTCGAAGCTGAATAAAGTCTGGGTCCTGTTTCACGTAAGTGGCTTACTGAGTTAATGCAGTTATTGGTAATTATTTACCTCCAGCAATTAATAGAAGTGCACATTGACATTAACACTGCATTGGGCTCCGCTTCCTCGCACCGGCACATTTTTGTATGCTGTTGTCGATGCTATAAATATAATACTAGGCTACACTTTATTTGCACAACACCTTTCACATTAAATGTAACGTCAAGTGCTTCACATTTGGGAAGAATAAGAACAAACgaaagcaaacaaacaggatACAAGTTTATACAATGAATACTGTAGTAAAAgtaattatattaaaacataGATAAAGAAATAACATGAGAAACACCATTAAAGGTAGTCTACAGAAAGTAAAAAAGGTCAATCATAGTAGGGTAGATCGGGATGGGTTGTTCCTCGCTGttttcaaccaaaaaaacaacctgGAGTGCTGTAATCATATTTTGGAGGGTGATTTCTTTTTACGTTATCGCTATTTTTCAAGTaccattttgtgtttaaatgtgaattaattGTAATGTATcttattttaaactgtaatCTGCGGACTATCGGTAGAGTATGAGCTTGACTGTTAGAGTTTAAAGTAGGCTACAAACTAAAATAAGTATAAAAAGATTAGCTGGGAAGATAAGGTCAGTTGTGCTGAGGGCAATAACTTACCCCGCCTCTATTAAAAGCAATGCCACTTCTCACATAacgtatatatataaattagaATACAATAATGAACAGTAGCAGTTAAGAAATTTAAATTACGATTGAGAAACATTAagaaattttaattaaagagatatatatgtgtgtatttatatccATTGCTCAAGtatccttgtttttgtttatgtaacACAAGCTGCAGCctgctaataaaaaaatatatataattaaaaaattaaaaatataatagctgtggttgttgtttttctttttcttcttactATTTTGGCTATTATTAACATTGAACAATGGATACAGTTACAACCTTGTCACAGACCCAACAACATGCACACTAATGTTATCAGTACCAAAGGTAGCCTATATGACGCAAAAAGATGTGAATGTTCTGACCATGTGAAACCAAAAATGGGAAGGCAGCTTCTTGATTTCAATTTGCACAGAGCAAGACTCACCCCAACCTCACAaaaagtgtatatatacatgcattgGAACCACTCTAACATGTCATGGATGTTTttgaataattcaataaattatgtatttttccagTGAGAGCTGTTACTTGGACAGTAAGTATATAGTCTGCCTGGTTAGGGGTTGGTGGAGTATACCCCATACAAAAACAGCACTAAGTGTGCAACTTTTCTTGGTTTCCTGTAGAAATAATGACAATGATCACAGACTCTCTCTTCTTAAAAACACGTACCCTCTGACCACGTGAACACACAGAATTTGGATACAACTTCACAAAGCcccacaataaagccccaacgTAGAGAGATGTTTTGTTTATTCTAGACCTCCTTCCTAAATCACATGGAAAGCATACTGAATTGAAGTCAAGCAATTCTGGAACAGATATGTTCTGAAACCATTTATTTTGAGACACAAACTTTCAtcaaattgaaaaacaaaattaaagctTTACAAAATTTTTTGGAGTTAttctttgaattttattttgaaaacataccATTTTCTTAAGGAATAATTTgaccaaataaaagaaagacaCCTTTATTAATGTTATAGTACAACTCCCACAATGGCGCAGTATATTTCATAGTGACTGTTGGGGCATATAGTGTTAGCTGTATTTTGCTTTCTATGTTGACCGCCTATTTCCTGTTGAGCCACCGTTAATTGTAATTGAAATGTTCATTAAGCCAAAAGATAAATATGTATACTTTCCCCCAAAATATATAAGCAATAATAAAatctcctttttaaaatgtaatttttaaacatgttgcTGGAGGTCTGGCACATTGTGTCTGTTCTGTTCTCCGTCAGGCTCCTACTTGGTAGAGGCAGAGGAGAATAAGCGCACACGGACAGCCTACACACGTGCTCAACTGttggagctggagaaggagttCTTGTTCAGTAAGTACATCTCTCGGCCACGGCGTGTGGAGCTGGCCGTCATGCTCAACCTCACCGAACGCCACATCAAGATCTGGTTCCAGAACCGTCGAATGAAGTGGAAGAAAGAGGAGGACAAGAAGAGGGCTAGAGGGGGAGACCCTGAGCAGGACTCCTCCATCAGCTCTGGAGAACccactgccccctcctccccccagagCACCCCACATCCAGCACAGCAGCCCAACAGTGGCACGCAGGCACTCTGCATATAGCTGGCTGGACCAGCACTGTGCAGCTTAGTGTTTTTCTGTAGACAATTTATGGATTATGATTAGTGCTTGTGTATTTCTATAGCAGATCGCTGGTTTGGTGTAGTATCGGCAACATATTAATCTCTGACATCATCTTCCTGCTGCCAGACCACATACTGCTTCCATGATAGACAGCAGTTCAAGGACAGATGCAAAGCTCCACACCCAGCTGATGTCAGCCAGGGAACTCCTTAAACTGTTTCtttaagtacacacacacaaacacatatgcacatgcacacaggcacatattcatgtaaatgtacatacatacacacacgcacacacgcatgcaagcatTTTGTCACCAGAATTTCTCCAAGTAtactttcaaaagaaaaaagcatttacTTCACTCAATTAGCTAACCAAAATTAATTCCaggtatttttgtatttgtgactTGGCATATACCTGTAAACGTGGATTTGGTCctatgcatttttatgtttttctacaCCTGTGACAGTTAGAAACTGGAAAGCTTGCACAGGACTGAGAAAATGGCATAGCTGCCTGTGTAGGGTGTAGGGCTGGTGGGACACCATTGCTGGTGGGCAATCTCAAATCTGCAGCTGAGATCAGACAGGCAAAGCACTTTCACAATGATCAAGGCAAGCCGTCTTACTTCTGGGCATAATCTGACACAGGCATCTCCTGGATCCATTTCTCACTGTACTACACATAGCTATGAAGATAAGACAATGATGTTTTCTGACCCCATACTGAAGAACAACAGGCATCAcagcattacataacattacattaaattgttCAGATATGCAGCTTGCCACGTTTCACTTTGCCAGGGCATACCCTAGATTAATTGTACAGAGTTTGGTGCctttcagggtttcccacagaaaaaaTTGCTATGGCTGCTCACTGTTTACAAACATTGATTTCTGTACTTCTCTGATATTATGTAAGCACCACTTTAAAgcccattttatattttatgtttctttttttcttctttgtgttCTTCATGTTTCGgattgattttcttttcaattaCATAATTAGAAGGCTCTGGCCATTCTACATCAGCCATTACTGATGCCTGGAATGTAATCAGCAGAGTGATGTGTAATGGCATGAATAGCCTAGCTCACAATGAGCTTGTTGGCTAACAACATAGCTAACAAGCTAGTTAATTACACACAGGCTAAATGTAAGAATAAAATCACCCTCTAACTTAAAACGTTTTTGCTAGTACACCTGGAgaaatacaattacaattgCTAGATTAACTTGCAAAATATAGCGATAGTTAGCCAAATTTAGTtaagtcattttattttggttacattagcaataaaataatatctaGGCTTTGGCTATTATGAACTAGTTAGCTAGATAACACTAGCTctcatacagtatttaaatgCTATCATTAATTATGCTTTTAGTAATTAGCAATATTGTAAAAAATTGACAGgttgatttttttatataacgAATGACATTGCACACATTGCAGTAGGACTTACTTTCGTAATGAACATTGGagatgttaaatgttaaattaccTACCTTTACAGTAACCCcacaatgaaaatacattttctctatTGAATCTGCAATGTTCTTGAGAAGTCAACCTGTCTTGAGCTGTGAGTAGCCTACCTGATAGACTCTGATTAGCCTTGCGACATTCCTTATGATACCTTCTCAACATCATCTTCCCACTTTGATAAAAAATTTGAAGCAGGATTATGAAGGCTACTATTGATAGCCATTTGTCCTCAAGTAAAGAATTAAACATAGTCTAGGCAATTACTTGGCCTAACTATACCCAGATgagaaaaaagatttaatataatttcatataatttaaaatgaattcatttttgggATGAGGAAAAGACTGAAAATGTTAAACATTAGTGTTTCACcataattttatgaaaatgtaaaatggcagtATAAACTTGCCATTTAGGTTTTAAACATGTCAAACTTAGGTTTTACAGTACATGTTAATGATAGACgtattcaatatttacaatTCATTGGTAATTAActtactttttttcttaaacatgaatgccattttaacttttatttgccattttattaatttgaacACAAAACTCTAAATTGtcataaaatgaaattggtTGACTCAATTTCATCAACAATGCATCAAAACCATTGTCACCACTTGGACACAAATGACGAGTTGCAAATTCATAGGCTGAGTCATAGGTTCACCCTATTTATTCTACCTTTTGGCTCAATCAAAAGCTGCATAGCTGAAACTAGACAAAAAGTATGCAAGTTTCAAGTCAAGATTCATGTAACTTGGACTTGAATTGGTGAACATTTTTCTGGCAAGAAAATTTTGGGAACCCTTGTTGTGTAATCACTAATCTAAAATGCTGCAAACCCAGCATGACAGTTGCCACTGAAGATTACTTGCTTAAAAAGCAACCAGttctgttatttgttattttgtaaaaaatgatGAGAGAATGAATattgtaaacacattttattacttCATCAGACAGAGTGCATTGCAGGAAAAGTTAAACAGTTCTTTGAAATATAATCAAACTATATGCATTGTACAGTATGCATATCTTGTATCATATAGGGTGCGTGTCCACTTTGTccacaaaaacagcacatcTTACAACAAACTATCCCTCTCTTTGGACTGCTGAATTCCACCTTCCCTGTGCTTGTGAGGCAACTTATCCACGGCCACTGTTCCTGACCATCTCAGCAGAATCACTCTAATTGCCATACAGTAATGGTCACCAAGAACACTCCTTCTGAAGtggaaaacaaggaaaaaacaaagcaacatgCAGTGGACTGACCTCCTCACCGAGGATatatctatggaaaaaataaatgcttctACCAATAACCAAATGCAACATTTCGAGTAAACACGGCACCTGGTCTTCAGTTAAACTTctcaaacaggaaaataaatacacccTGATGCtctctttcaccccccccccctctctctccttcatgtgcacacacatacacatgtctACACTAACATACACTCACAGCCCATTAATACTGGTCATGATTTTCTCTATTTACTTCCTTTTGGGACCAGCAATAAAGCATCTAAAAACCAaacattacaattaaaattatttttgattgcagaatgaactgaatgaaagtgtaaaaaaagttgtactGGGTCCAGCCACTAGAGGGACTCGAGATCCAAAAACATCCAATAGTACTTGAGCACACCTGGTCAATGTTAGAAATATTACATGTGGCCAGACACATTTGAAATACTTCCAGGTCCAGAGTCACTTGTATATGGAATAATGGCAAGCATGGACTCTAGTTAGTACAGAACTGAGTGATCCTTACAAATCAAACTCAG
Encoded proteins:
- the pdx1 gene encoding pancreas/duodenum homeobox protein 1, with amino-acid sequence MNREENYYTHGTFYHRPHGDNYNHSPPPCLYMGRQPQSVYATPTLGALDHSPLPDIVPYEMPLIREDPEAPQTHHSQASQPPIQQAGAYGDPTNLAMLSERSRYQLPFPWMKSTKSHAHAWRGQWAGSYLVEAEENKRTRTAYTRAQLLELEKEFLFSKYISRPRRVELAVMLNLTERHIKIWFQNRRMKWKKEEDKKRARGGDPEQDSSISSGEPTAPSSPQSTPHPAQQPNSGTQALCI